Sequence from the Flavobacterium lindanitolerans genome:
ATTGGATTTAGAAAATAAAGCGGTACGCAATAATGCCGGTGGATACTACAACCACAACCTTTACTGGGAAATCATGGGACCTAAGAAAGGTGGCGAGCCTACTGGTGCTCTTGCAGAAGCTATCAACAAAGACCTTGGTTCTTTTGAAAACTTCAAGACACAGTTGACTGAAGCAGCTACAAAACAATTTGGTTCAGGATGGGCATGGTTAGTAGTTGACAAAACAGGTAAACTTGTTATTGGCAGCACACCAAACCAAGACAACCCATTGATGCCAAACATGTCAGTTTCCGGTACTCCAATCCTAGGTTTGGATGTTTGGGAACATGCTTACTACTTAAAATATCAAAACAAAAGACCAGATTATATCACGGCCTTTTTCAACCTGATTAACTGGGATGCTGTTGCTAAAAAATATGAAGCTGCAAAAGCTGCTTCTGCTCCTAAAGCATAACAAATTCATATAATAATAAAAAGCCCCAATAATTTGGGGCTTTTTTATTTGATATACTATTGCATATTATTTTAAGCTGGCAAGACTTTGCTCAATAGTAGCAATCTTGGCCAAAGCATCAGCTTCTTTCTTTCGCTCAATTTCCAATACTTTTTCAGGAGCGTTGTTCACAAATTTCTCGTTAGACAATTTCGCCTGAACTGATTTTAAGAAGCCTTGTGTATATTTCAATTCTTCAGAAAGCTTTGCTATTTCTTCTTCCACATCAACAGAACCGCTGATAGGCACAAAATACTCGTTGGATTTTGCACGGAAGGTCAAAGCGCCTGTTACAGCTTCAGAAACATATTCCAAAGAACTTAGGTTGCCTAATTTTGTAATTACCGCATCAAAATACGTAGAAGAATTATCATTGTTGATAGCTTTCAATTCGATGGCATCTTTGAAAGGAATATTCTTCTCTTTTCTGATAGTTCTTATTCCGGAAATAACTTCTGCTGCAAAATCAAAGTCTGTAATCAATTTGGCATCAAATGATTTTGATTCCGGCCAGGTCGAAATGATTAAGGCCTGTTCAGTAGTCCTTTCTGTAATATGTTGCCAAATTTCTTCCGTCAGGAACGGCATGAACGGATGCAGTAACTTTAAATTGCTTTCCAACATCTCAATTGCCTTGGTCAATGTTTTTCTGTCAATTGGTGACTGATAAGCCGGCTTAATCATTTCAAGGAACCACGAGCAGAAATCATCCCAAACCAATTTATAGATGGCCATTAAGGCATCTGAAATTCTGTATTTTTCAAAATGGTCTTCAATTTCTACCAAAGTCTGCTGCAATTTTGCTTCAAACCATTCAATAGCCACTTTTGACGATTCCGGCTGCGGTATAGTATCGCTTACCTCCCATCCTTTTATCAGACGGAAAGCATTCCATACTTTATTGGTAAATGCCTTACCCTGACTGCACATTTCTTCATCAAACAGGATATCATTTCCTGCTGATGCACTTAATAGCAATCCAACACGAACACCATCTGCACTAAAGTTATCAATCAAATCCAGCGGATCAGGAGAATTCCCTAATGATTTGGACATCTTGCGTCGTTGTTTGTCACGAACCAAACCTGTCAGGTAAACATTGGTAAAAGGTTTTTCACCGGTATATTCATATCCGGCAATAATCATCCTGGCTACCCAGAAAAACAGGATATCCGGACCTGTAACCAAGTCGTTTGTTGGATAATAATATTTAAAATCTTTGTTTTCAGGTTCCATAATACCGCCAAAAACAGACATTGGCCATAACCAGGCTGAAAACCATGTATCTAAAGCATCCACATCCTGACGTAAGTCCTCTGCTTTCAAATCTGCCTTGCCTGTTGCTTTTTGGGCAAGAACTACGGCATCTTCCATTGTTTCGGCTACAACAAAATCTTCTTTGCCATCACCATAGAAAAATGCAGGAATTCTGTGTCCCCACCAAAGCTGACGGGAAATATTCCAATCGCGGATATTTTCAAGCCAATGACGGTACGTATTTTCAAAACGTTTTGGATATAATTTGATTTCTTCAGTTTCAAGAACTGCTTTGATGGCAGGCTTAACCAATTCATCCATTTTCAGGAACCACTGGTCTGACAATCGAGGCTCAATTACCGCCTTTGTTCTTTCTGATGTCCCTACTTTATTAAGATGGATTTCTGTTTTTGCAAGGCTTCCATTAGCTTCCAATTCTTTTTCAATTTCTTCACGAACTACAAAACGGTCTTTTCCGGCATAGTGTAATCCAAAAGAATTTAGCGTTGCATCTTCATTGAAAATATCAATTACTTCCAGGTTATGTTTATCCCCTAAAGTCTTATCATTCATATCATGGGCAGGAGTTACTTTCAGACATCCTGTACCAAATTCTACATCAACATACTCATCTTCGATAATAGGAATTACCCTTCCGGCTATCGGAACAATTGCTTTTTTCCCTTTCAGGTGTGTAAAACGCTCATCATTCGGATTGATACAGATAGCAGTATCTCCAAAAATAGTCTCCGGCCGTGTTGTTGCAATAGTCAGGAAATCATTACTCCCTTCAATCTGATATTTCAGGAAATACAACTTCCCTTGTCTTTCTTCAAAGATTACTTCTTCATCAGACAAAGTTGTCTTTGCTTCCGGATCCCAATTGACCATTCTATAGCCGCGATAAATCATACCTTTGTTATATAAATCAACAAAAGACCTGATTACAGAAGCAGACATATCCGGGTCCATAGTAAACTTCGTTCTTTCCCAATCGCAAGAAGCACCCAGCTTCTTTAATTGATCGAGAATAACACCTCCATACTTATGAGTCCAATCCCAGGCATGCTCCAAAAATTCTTCACGGGACAAATCATTTTTATTGATTCCTTCCGCTTTTAATTTTGCCACAACTTTTGCTTCGGTTGCAATCGACGCATGATCCGTACCAGGAACCCAGCAGGCATTGAAACCTTTCAGGCGCGCACGACGAATCAGAACATCTTGTATGGTATTATTCAACATATGCCCCATATGTAGTACGCCTGTGACGTTTGGTGGCGGTATTGTAATAGTATAAGGTGTTCTGTGATCTGGTTCTGAATGGAAGTAATTATTTTCCATCCAGTAGCTGTACCATTTTTGCTCTACTGATTTGGCATCGAATTGTGCTGGAATTGTCATCTTTTCGTCTTCGTTTTTTCTATATTGTTTTTGTCTGCTTATTAAAATCCGTAACTGTCAAGTTTTTCTTGCTTTCAATCTCTACTAAAAACAAAAAAATAAGCTTGGTATGAAATTTGCGAATATTAAGGCACAAAAGTAATTAAGTATGTGCAGTATAAAAAATTAAGATTTAATAATTTGCACTTTAATCAAAACTAAGTAATTTTACTGAACACTAACTAAAATTTTTATGATGAAAAAAATACTAAGTCTATTTGCAGTTATGATGTTTGCCGTTTCAGCAATGGCACAAACCGGACCAAAAATCGAGTTTAAGGAAGAAACAATAGATTATGGAACTGTCACTAAAGGTGAAGACAACGGCTTGAGAGTTTTTGAATTTAAAAACATTGGTGATGCCCCTTTAATCATTAATGATGTAAAATCATCCTGTGGATGTACCGTACCTACAAAACCACAAGAACCAATCATGCCTGGAAAAACAGGAAAGATTGAAGTACAATATAACATGAATCCGGGTCCTATAAGCAAGACCATTACCGTACAGTCTAATGCTGTGAATAAAGATAGCGGTATTATTCCTTTACGAATAAAGGGAAATGTCATTGTCAAAGAAGAAGTTAACCTGATGGAGAAAAAGAAAACACTTCCAAGTTCATAAAAAAACCCGCAATTGCGGGTTTTTTTTATAATATTTTCTTAAGCTGAAACTTGAAGGCAATAATTTTTGATTCTCTTTCAACATCTATATAAATCCATTTCCCTTCTTCTGACTGCAACAGATCACTGATTTTCTGGATTGTATAGCCATGGGTCTTTTTTTTATTTATTCTAACAATTTTATCTCCGGGCTGTATGCCTGCAAGATCAGCAGGAGAACCAGTTCTCACACTGGCAATTTCAAAAACCGGTTTAAGTGAAAATTTATATCTGAAATTGTTATCATTAAAATTATCCAACCCTCCATCTACTTTTACACCATAATTGGATTTTGTTTCAAGTCTTATTGCTTCTTGTACAAACTCTACCCCATTATGCTGCACCACAATACCACTCATGTTGTAATTGAAAGGCTTTTTAAATTTTGAATTTTTTTTCAGATATATAAATTGTTCCTGATAATCTAAAATAACATTAAATCTATGTAAAATTTCGCCTCCAACGGAACCGTTACGCCCTTCAATAATTCCAATCTTAGGAAAATATACTTCTTCAGGATAGGAAACCAAAGCCTCGTCTAAAGTAAAATCTGCGATTTTTACTGTCTTCACTCTTGATTTTTTACCATTAATGAGACCATTGAGACCTCTCCCCAAAATATCCTCAAAATAATTATTTCCTGCTTTTATCCGTTTGTTTTCAAATAGCCATAAGCCATCACCCAAGCCGATATCTATCAAAAGCTTTAAGTCTAATGTATCTTCTTCAATCTTCGCAATCACATCAATATAGGGTCGCTTATCTATAACTTTTATAGGATGTTTGAGATACTTTTTAAATTTCTTCTTTTCAAGAAATTTTCTAGTTCTATGAATTGTCACTATCTTTTTTTGGTAATTGATTTCAATTGGACATTCCTTAAAAAAAGAATAGCCTATGACTCCATTGACAGGAATACCCAATCTCGATGAAAAATTTACATCCTGATTCAGTACTATTAATATGGGAAACTTATTATCCTCATAGGAGGATATTTTAATTTTATTATCAACAGAAAGCAAGGCTTCAATTATGTCCTCTGATCCTATACCTCTAACTTTTACTTTTTTATATTTTTTAAATTGTATAGTATCATTTTCAGGAAGACTAAAAATCATTGAATTGTCTGCTCCGGTATCTAGCAACATATTTAGTTTAACATTATTAATCTCAACAGGAATAATAATAAGGTTATAAATATGCTGGAAAGGAATATCAATCTTATCTTTATGTGAATTCCATTGAAAACCTTCCTGGGCAAATAGTGAACCGGCAACAATCAATAAACAAAGAACGAGTATTCTTAATTTCATATGCAGTTTTTTAATATTAAATGTAGAAAATTTTAATGAATCGATAACATTTTAACGTTCTTTTGAATCTATTTTTTTCTAATTTTCTTGAAAAAAAGTCGCAAATTTGCAGACAAAACAATAAGTCATGCCAAAAATTTCTACTAAAGGACAGCACATGCCCGAATCACCAATACGAAAATTGGTTCCCTATTCAGAAATAGCAAAAAAGAAAGGCCATAAAGTCTATCATCTTAATATTGGCCAACCTGAT
This genomic interval carries:
- a CDS encoding superoxide dismutase, with amino-acid sequence MKKTQLFLSSLVLAFVLQSCNKEKKLEEVEVPLPATEEKAPMGNPDDVAAEPGAFKMMKLPYAYDALEPHIDAKTVEIHYSKHHVGYVNNLNKAIAGTALEKQTIEEILSKLDLENKAVRNNAGGYYNHNLYWEIMGPKKGGEPTGALAEAINKDLGSFENFKTQLTEAATKQFGSGWAWLVVDKTGKLVIGSTPNQDNPLMPNMSVSGTPILGLDVWEHAYYLKYQNKRPDYITAFFNLINWDAVAKKYEAAKAASAPKA
- a CDS encoding valine--tRNA ligase — protein: MTIPAQFDAKSVEQKWYSYWMENNYFHSEPDHRTPYTITIPPPNVTGVLHMGHMLNNTIQDVLIRRARLKGFNACWVPGTDHASIATEAKVVAKLKAEGINKNDLSREEFLEHAWDWTHKYGGVILDQLKKLGASCDWERTKFTMDPDMSASVIRSFVDLYNKGMIYRGYRMVNWDPEAKTTLSDEEVIFEERQGKLYFLKYQIEGSNDFLTIATTRPETIFGDTAICINPNDERFTHLKGKKAIVPIAGRVIPIIEDEYVDVEFGTGCLKVTPAHDMNDKTLGDKHNLEVIDIFNEDATLNSFGLHYAGKDRFVVREEIEKELEANGSLAKTEIHLNKVGTSERTKAVIEPRLSDQWFLKMDELVKPAIKAVLETEEIKLYPKRFENTYRHWLENIRDWNISRQLWWGHRIPAFFYGDGKEDFVVAETMEDAVVLAQKATGKADLKAEDLRQDVDALDTWFSAWLWPMSVFGGIMEPENKDFKYYYPTNDLVTGPDILFFWVARMIIAGYEYTGEKPFTNVYLTGLVRDKQRRKMSKSLGNSPDPLDLIDNFSADGVRVGLLLSASAGNDILFDEEMCSQGKAFTNKVWNAFRLIKGWEVSDTIPQPESSKVAIEWFEAKLQQTLVEIEDHFEKYRISDALMAIYKLVWDDFCSWFLEMIKPAYQSPIDRKTLTKAIEMLESNLKLLHPFMPFLTEEIWQHITERTTEQALIISTWPESKSFDAKLITDFDFAAEVISGIRTIRKEKNIPFKDAIELKAINNDNSSTYFDAVITKLGNLSSLEYVSEAVTGALTFRAKSNEYFVPISGSVDVEEEIAKLSEELKYTQGFLKSVQAKLSNEKFVNNAPEKVLEIERKKEADALAKIATIEQSLASLK
- a CDS encoding DUF1573 domain-containing protein, with amino-acid sequence MKKILSLFAVMMFAVSAMAQTGPKIEFKEETIDYGTVTKGEDNGLRVFEFKNIGDAPLIINDVKSSCGCTVPTKPQEPIMPGKTGKIEVQYNMNPGPISKTITVQSNAVNKDSGIIPLRIKGNVIVKEEVNLMEKKKTLPSS
- a CDS encoding PDZ domain-containing protein, whose translation is MKLRILVLCLLIVAGSLFAQEGFQWNSHKDKIDIPFQHIYNLIIIPVEINNVKLNMLLDTGADNSMIFSLPENDTIQFKKYKKVKVRGIGSEDIIEALLSVDNKIKISSYEDNKFPILIVLNQDVNFSSRLGIPVNGVIGYSFFKECPIEINYQKKIVTIHRTRKFLEKKKFKKYLKHPIKVIDKRPYIDVIAKIEEDTLDLKLLIDIGLGDGLWLFENKRIKAGNNYFEDILGRGLNGLINGKKSRVKTVKIADFTLDEALVSYPEEVYFPKIGIIEGRNGSVGGEILHRFNVILDYQEQFIYLKKNSKFKKPFNYNMSGIVVQHNGVEFVQEAIRLETKSNYGVKVDGGLDNFNDNNFRYKFSLKPVFEIASVRTGSPADLAGIQPGDKIVRINKKKTHGYTIQKISDLLQSEEGKWIYIDVERESKIIAFKFQLKKIL